From a region of the Triticum aestivum cultivar Chinese Spring chromosome 7D, IWGSC CS RefSeq v2.1, whole genome shotgun sequence genome:
- the LOC123169941 gene encoding uncharacterized protein isoform X1 translates to MVRCVDCEVYCRNRLYWARIIGFVVCLCLVFLYICQGPPALKVNSLSGKVSSLHVPDKVSSASLGRGPLNVVIVYAFDCTNWTSAWYTVDGIFWMVQEKLTYFAGSCLGYIYVISTPNTYTLDMKVVDPTETKETGYTKFAWHRMTCTKNMASGLAEAHKMISSCGHHNSIILFFSDGLVNKGDFFDGTQNFVSKVPVHTFTLAGDAYNHVLHSIVANSPGGKFHATAVPERPNLSSPFSKLLDSLLGATPKDDEKPPGTVSGREPLDVVIISAFDSTNSTPAWYTVDNEIFWLVQEKLTHFANSCMGYIYVMSTPNMYTSDMKVVDPADTKETGYGKFDWRRLKCTKNMASGLAEAHKMISSRGYHDGVILFFSDGLINEGNFFDGTKNFISKVPVHTFTLGGDAYNHGLQAIAANSPGGTFNPIPVPRKPHMSAPFSKLLDRLLSSTMKD, encoded by the exons ATGGTTAGGTGTGTCGATTGCGAAGTTTACTGCAGAAACAGACTATATTGGGCGAGAATAATAGGATTTGTAGTGTGCCTATGTCTTGTATTCTTGTATATATGCCAGGGTCCCCCTGCCCTCAAGGTGAATTCCTTGAGTGGTAAGGTCAGCTCCCTCCATGTTCCAGACAAGGTTTCCTCTGCCAGTCTAG GAAGGGGGCCACTGAACGTGGTGATTGTGTATGCCTTTGATTGCACTAACTGGACCTCTGCCTGGTACACAGTGGATGGGATCTTTTGGATGGTGCAAGAGAAGCTCACCTACTTCGCTGGAAGCTGCCTGGGTTACATCTATGTCATATCGACCCCAAACACGTACACGTTGGACATGAAAGTAGTTGACCCTACTGAGACAAAGGAAACTGGCTACACAAAATTTGCCTGGCACAGGATGACTTGCACGAAAAACATGGCATCAGGCCTCGCCGAGGCGCATAAAATGATCAGCAGCTGCGGGCACCACAACagcatcatcttgttcttctccgATGGATTGGTAAACAAGGGAGACTTCTTTGATGGAACCCAGAACTTTGTTTCCAAAGTGCCCGTCCACACATTTACGCTCGCCGGGGACGCATATAACCAT GTTCTCCACTCCATTGTGGCAAATTCTCCGGGTGGGAAGTTTCATGCCACCGCTGTTCCAGAAAGGCCAAATCTATCATCACCCTTCTCGAAACTACTCGATAGCCTCCTTGGTGCCACCCCAAAGGACGATGAGAAGCCTCCTGGTACCGTTTCAG GAAGGGAACCTCTAGACGTGGTGATTATTTCTGCCTTTGACAGCACTAACTCGACCCCTGCCTGGTACACGGTGGATAATGAGATATTTTGGTTGGTGCAAGAGAAGCTCACCCACTTCGCTAACAGCTGCATGGGTTACATCTACGTCATGTCGACCCCTAACATGTACACGTCAGACATGAAAGTAGTTGACCCAGCTGACACAAAGGAAACTGGCTACGGGAAATTCGATTGGCGTAGGTTGAAATGCACTAAAAACATGGCATCAGGCCTTGCCGAGGCACATAAAATGATCAGCAGTCGCGGTTATCACGACGGCGTCATCTTGTTCTTCTCTGATGGGTTGATAAACGAGGGCAACTTCTTTGATGGAACCAAGAACTTCATCTCCAAAGTGCCTGTCCACACGTTTACTCTCGGAGGTGACGCATATAACCAT GGTCTCCAAGCCATTGCCGCAAATTCTCCGGGTGGGACGTTCAACCCCATTCCAGTTCCAAGGAAACCACATATGTCAGCGCCCTTTTCCAAACTACTGGATAGACTCCTCAGCAGCACCATGAAGGACTAA
- the LOC123169941 gene encoding uncharacterized protein isoform X2 codes for MVRCVDCEVYCRNRLYWARIIGFVVCLCLVFLYICQGPPALKVNSLSGKVSSLHVPDKVSSASLGRGPLNVVIVYAFDCTNWTSAWYTVDGIFWMVQEKLTYFAGSCLGYIYVISTPNTYTLDMKVVDPTETKETGYTKFAWHRMTCTKNMASGLAEAHKMISSCGHHNSIILFFSDGLVNKGDFFDGTQNFVSKVPVHTFTLAGDAYNHVLHSIVANSPGGKFHATAVPERPNLSSPFSKLLDSLLGATPKDDEKPPGTVSGREPLDVVIISAFDSTNSTPAWYTVDNEIFWLVQEKLTHFANSCMGYIYVMSTPNMYTSDMKVVDPADTKETGYGKFDWRRLKCTKNMASGLAEAHKMISSRGYHDGVILFFSDGLINEGNFFDGTKNFISKVPVHTFTLGGSPSHCRKFSGWDVQPHSSSKETTYVSALFQTTG; via the exons ATGGTTAGGTGTGTCGATTGCGAAGTTTACTGCAGAAACAGACTATATTGGGCGAGAATAATAGGATTTGTAGTGTGCCTATGTCTTGTATTCTTGTATATATGCCAGGGTCCCCCTGCCCTCAAGGTGAATTCCTTGAGTGGTAAGGTCAGCTCCCTCCATGTTCCAGACAAGGTTTCCTCTGCCAGTCTAG GAAGGGGGCCACTGAACGTGGTGATTGTGTATGCCTTTGATTGCACTAACTGGACCTCTGCCTGGTACACAGTGGATGGGATCTTTTGGATGGTGCAAGAGAAGCTCACCTACTTCGCTGGAAGCTGCCTGGGTTACATCTATGTCATATCGACCCCAAACACGTACACGTTGGACATGAAAGTAGTTGACCCTACTGAGACAAAGGAAACTGGCTACACAAAATTTGCCTGGCACAGGATGACTTGCACGAAAAACATGGCATCAGGCCTCGCCGAGGCGCATAAAATGATCAGCAGCTGCGGGCACCACAACagcatcatcttgttcttctccgATGGATTGGTAAACAAGGGAGACTTCTTTGATGGAACCCAGAACTTTGTTTCCAAAGTGCCCGTCCACACATTTACGCTCGCCGGGGACGCATATAACCAT GTTCTCCACTCCATTGTGGCAAATTCTCCGGGTGGGAAGTTTCATGCCACCGCTGTTCCAGAAAGGCCAAATCTATCATCACCCTTCTCGAAACTACTCGATAGCCTCCTTGGTGCCACCCCAAAGGACGATGAGAAGCCTCCTGGTACCGTTTCAG GAAGGGAACCTCTAGACGTGGTGATTATTTCTGCCTTTGACAGCACTAACTCGACCCCTGCCTGGTACACGGTGGATAATGAGATATTTTGGTTGGTGCAAGAGAAGCTCACCCACTTCGCTAACAGCTGCATGGGTTACATCTACGTCATGTCGACCCCTAACATGTACACGTCAGACATGAAAGTAGTTGACCCAGCTGACACAAAGGAAACTGGCTACGGGAAATTCGATTGGCGTAGGTTGAAATGCACTAAAAACATGGCATCAGGCCTTGCCGAGGCACATAAAATGATCAGCAGTCGCGGTTATCACGACGGCGTCATCTTGTTCTTCTCTGATGGGTTGATAAACGAGGGCAACTTCTTTGATGGAACCAAGAACTTCATCTCCAAAGTGCCTGTCCACACGTTTACTCTCGGAG GGTCTCCAAGCCATTGCCGCAAATTCTCCGGGTGGGACGTTCAACCCCATTCCAGTTCCAAGGAAACCACATATGTCAGCGCCCTTTTCCAAACTACTGGATAG